A region from the Nymphalis io chromosome 9, ilAglIoxx1.1, whole genome shotgun sequence genome encodes:
- the LOC126770940 gene encoding trehalase-like, which translates to MLIQRLRRYVPLYPVLGLLGACAHAITLVPTCNSSVYCTGELLHRVQLARIFPDSKTFVDLKLQHSENETLTDFAKLMAETNQNPTREQLANFIDKHFEEGNELEQWIPPDFDPNPPILQEISDPKLRSFAKNIISIWEKLGRKVQDDVKTYPDKYSFLYVPNGFIVPGGRFKELYYWDSFWMVRGLLISNMTQTAKGMIENLLYLVEQYGYIPNGSRAYYIGRSQPPLLAAMVASYFATTGDISWLEQHIGTVEKELQYWLNQKKVTVEVKGSKYMLLRYLADRKGIGPRPESYFEDYSNARILPNEDKRQDFYMEIKSAAESGWDFSSRWFVTARNEDVGNLTDVHATRILPVDLNSIFAGALELAGSFRNILKDRREAQKWWSLAKYWRNAIDNVMWDPVDGVWYDYDAQSKSPRKHFYPSCATPLWAGAVEEYNAPKYAARLVKYLLSTGALNFPGGIPASILHSGEQWDFPNAWPPLQSILIGGLEASGYKEARQLAREQAGIWIRSNYIGFTTWQKMFEKYNAVLPGHEGSGGEYIVQDGFGWTNGVILELLQRYGKDLVLIEQPVDSIPSVSLTL; encoded by the coding sequence ATGCTGATACAACGACTTCGACGTTATGTACCGCTTTATCCGGTACTGGGATTGTTGGGTGCTTGTGCACATGCTATCACCTTAGTTCCAACTTGCAATTCATCCGTTTACTGTACTGGAGAGCTCTTACACAGAGTACAACTCGCACGCATTTTCCCTGATTCGAAAACTTTTGTTGATCTAAAGTTACAGCATTCTGAAAATGAAACATTAACAGACTTTGCAAAACTGATGGCCGAAACAAATCAAAATCCCACGCGTGAACAACTGgctaattttattgataagcaTTTTGAAGAAGGTAACGAACTTGAACAGTGGATACCTCCGGATTTCGATCCAAATCCCCCAATTTTGCAGGAGATTTCTGATCCTAAATTGAGGTCATTtgccaaaaatattataagtatatgggAAAAATTAGGACGAAAGGTGCAAGACGATGTAAAAACTTATCCAGATAAATACAGTTTTCTTTATGTGCCAAACGGTTTTATTGTACCAGGTGGAAGATTTAAGGAATTATATTATTGGGATTCATTTTGGATGGTTCGTGGTCTTCTAATTAGTAATATGACTCAGACTGCTAAGGGCATGATAGAAAACTTGTTGTATTTGGTCGAACAATATGGTTATATACCCAATGGTAGTCGCGCTTATTACATAGGCAGAAGTCAACCGCCCTTATTAGCCGCCATGGTAGCCAGTTATTTTGCTACTACCGGGGACATCTCATGGCTTGAACAACATATTGGTACTGTCGAAAAAGAGTTACAGTATTGGTTAAatcaaaaaaaagtaacagtggAAGTAAAAGgaagtaaatatatgttattaagatATTTGGCAGATAGGAAAGGAATTGGACCACGGCCAGAATCGTACTTTGAAGATTATTCAAATGCTCGAATTTTACCAAACGAAGATAAGCGCCAAGATTTTTACATGGAAATAAAAAGTGCTGCAGAAAGTGGCTGGGACTTTTCTTCGAGGTGGTTTGTTACAGCCAGAAACGAAGACGTTGGAAATTTAACAGACGTACATGCGACTCGAATTTTACCAGTggatttaaattcaatttttgcAGGAGCACTTGAACTTGCTGGTAGTtttcgaaatatattaaaagaccGAAGAGAGGCTCAAAAGTGGTGGAGCTTAGCAAAATATTGGAGAAATGCTATAGATAATGTCATGTGGGATCCTGTAGACGGTGTCTGGTACGATTATGACGCTCAATCTAAGTCTcctagaaaacatttttatccaAGTTGTGCAACGCCATTATGGGCAGGCGCAGTCGAGGAATACAATGCACCGAAATATGCTGCACGATTAGTGAAGTATCTCCTATCGACCGGTGCGCTCAATTTTCCTGGTGGTATACCGGCTTCGATACTACATTCCGGTGAACAGTGGGACTTCCCAAATGCTTGGCCACCTCTTCAGAGTATATTAATTGGTGGACTGGAGGCTAGTGGTTATAAAGAGGCCAGACAATTAGCCAGAGAACAAGCCGGGATATGGATTCGATCTAATTACATAGGTTTTACTACATGGCAGAAAATGTTTGAGAAATATAATGCAGTGCTGCCAGGTCATGAAGGTAGTGGAGGAGAGTATATAGTGCAGGATGGTTTTGGGTGGACGAACGGAGTGATTCTCGAGTTGTTACAAAGGTATGGCAAGGATTTGGTACTTATTGAACAGCCAGTTGACTCTATTCCTTCTGTTAGCTTAACTTTATAA
- the LOC126770937 gene encoding trehalase-like: MQWVLLAVLSLSVAYASNLPPSCSKPVYCNSKLLHYVQMSNIYPDSKTFVDLRMRNDENSTLAAFDDLLTETNNNPTKEQIQTFVNKYFDATSELENWTPPDFNPEPAFLATIRDDKLRQFGKDINNIWPTLGRKVKAEVLENPDRFSLIPVDNGFIIPGGRFRELYYWDTYWIIEGLLISGMKETVKGVIGNLIELLKTIGHVPNGSRWYYQERSQPPLLTPMMALYIRKTKDMSFLKENIDSLEKELEYWLKTQAITFDINDKVYTLLKYYAPSEGPRPESYYEDYTDAQAFETPERQSQFYIDIKSAAESGWDFSTRWFINNEGNNNGNLTTIRASEIIPVDLNSIFANALQNVANFQALLRNRRKSSHWAYLAKQWRSTIKEVLWNNDDGIWYDWDLINNRHRKYFYPSNVAPLWMSVVDKRFARTNAPKILRWLKESHGLDYPGGIPTSLIRSGEQWDFPNAWPPLVSVVVNSLEALNTKDSVQLAFEVAQNWIRACHTGFSASKQMFEKYDAEIPGRVGGGGEYTVQTGFGWSNGVVLEFLGKYGRKMTLNDTTDDLLTVIPSNAATSGNTGSKVVENEKSVTESKDED; the protein is encoded by the coding sequence ATGCAGTGGGTTCTACTAGCTGTTTTATCCTTGTCTGTGGCATACGCCTCAAACCTACCACCGTCGTGCAGCAAGCCAGTGTATTGCAACAGCAAACTCTTGCATTATGTTCAGATGTCAAACATCTATCCAGACTCCAAAACGTTTGTTGACCTTCGAATGAGAAATGATGAAAACAGCACTCTTGCCGCTTTCGATGATTTACTCACGGAAACCAATAACAACCCTACTAAAGAACAGATTCAAACATTTGTAAACAAGTATTTTGATGCGACAAGCGAACTCGAGAATTGGACTCCTCCTGACTTCAACCCAGAGCCAGCTTTTCTTGCAactattcgagatgataaattGAGACAATTTGGAAAAGATATCAACAATATCTGGCCTACTCTTGGTAGAAAAGTCAAAGCTGAAGTCCTCGAAAATCCTGACAGGTTTAGTCTTATACCTGTTGATAATGGTTTTATTATACCCGGAGGAAGATTTAGGGAACTTTATTATTGGGACACATATTGGATTATTGAAGGTCTTCTTATAAGTGGAATGAAAGAAACGGTCAAGGGAGTTATTGGTAACCTCAtcgaattgttaaagactattgGACACGTACCAAATGGAAGTAGGTGGTATTACCAAGAACGAAGTCAGCCACCATTATTGACGCCAATGATGGCCCTTTACATTCGAAAAACAAAAGATATGAGttttcttaaagaaaatatCGATTCTCTTGAAAAAGAACTAGAATATTGGTTGAAAACGCAAGCTATTACATTTGATATAAACGATAAAGTTTACACACTGCTTAAGTATTACGCGCCTAGTGAGGGTCCACGCCCAGAGTCATATTATGAAGATTATACTGACGCCCAGGCTTTTGAAACACCGGAACGTCAAAgtcaattttatattgatataaaaagcgCTGCTGAGAGTGGTTGGGATTTTTCCACTCGTTGGTTCATTAATAATGAAGGAAATAATAATGGCAATTTGACGACTATTCGTGCTAGTGAAATCATTCCTGTCGATTTGAATTCCATATTTGCAAATGCTCTTCAAAACGTAGCCAATTTCCAAGCTCTTCTGCGGAATCGTCGTAAAAGCTCACACTGGGCGTATCTTGCTAAGCAATGGCGTAGTACTATTAAAGAAGTTTTATGGAATAATGATGATGGAATTTGGTACGATTGGGATTTAATAAACAACCGACACCGCAAGTATTTTTATCCGAGTAATGTAGCACCATTATGGATGAGTGTAGTTGACAAACGTTTCGCCAGAACAAATGCCCCTAAAATTCTCCGATGGCTTAAAGAGTCACATGGTCTTGATTACCCTGGTGGTATTCCCACTTCATTAATAAGAAGTGGAGAACAATGGGACTTTCCTAACGCATGGCCTCCTCTAGTTAGCGTTGTAGTAAATTCGTTGGAGGCATTAAACACCAAAGATTCTGTTCAACTGGCTTTCGAAGTTGCTCAAAATTGGATTCGGGCGTGTCACACTGGATTTTCTGCTAGTAAACAAATGTTCGAGAAATACGATGCCGAAATACCAGGAAGAGTCGGTGGTGGTGGAGAATACACTGTACAGACTGGTTTTGGCTGGTCTAATGGTGTAGTTTTAGAGTTTCTAGGAAAATATGGTCGTAAAATGACTTTGAATGATACAACAGATGATTTGCTTACAGTAATTCCATCTAATGCTGCAACATCAGGGAACACGGGCTCTAAAGTTGTTGAAAATGAAAAGAGTGTTACGGAGAGCAAAGATGAGGATTAA